A region from the Triticum aestivum cultivar Chinese Spring chromosome 3D, IWGSC CS RefSeq v2.1, whole genome shotgun sequence genome encodes:
- the LOC123079933 gene encoding BTB/POZ and MATH domain-containing protein 3 codes for MSFAGVSLISDGKAIGHAIDVSTASGYHLLVVNGYSHIKATTPNGKGIFSLPFMVGGHRWRIKYYPNGDCLMRANSVSIYVFLDENVTEALKVWFEVSFVDELEMQDPTYIRRREPINFSSSTLVWGQMDFMETDTLENCFTIRCDLAIATTTDLLIKVPPSSLQQHISDLLSSKEGTDVTFKVGSEVFVAHRCILVAQSAIFKAELFGPMKEGKMASVIQIEDMEPKVFRSLLSFIYTDSLPKMEIDMVEEEGKAQEALWLQHLLAAADRYDLRRLKALC; via the coding sequence ATGTCATTTGCCGGCGTGTCTCTCATCAGCGACGGCAAGGCCATCGGCCACGCCATCGACGTCTCCACGGCCAGCGGGTACCATCTGCTTGTGGTTAATGGCTACTCGCACATCAAAGCCACTACACCTAATGGAAAGGGGATCTTTTCTCTCCCTTTCATGGTAGGAGGCCACCGTTGGCGCATCAAATACTATCCTAATGGTGACTGCTTGATGCGTGCCAACTCTGTTTCTATCTATGTTTTTCTTGATGAAAATGTTACGGAGGCTCTGAAGGTATGGTTTGAAGTCAGTTTTGTCGACGAGCTTGAGATGCAAGATCCAACATATATTCGCAGAAGAGAGCCAATAAACTTTTCAAGCAGTACTCTTGTTTGGGGTCAAATGGATTTCATGGAAACAGACACCCTTGAAAACTGTTTCACCATTCGTTGTGACCTTGCCATTGCAACTACCACTGATCTCTTGATCAAGGTACCACCTTCTAGTCTACAACAACATATCAGCGACCTCCTCTCGTCCAAAGAGGGCACTGACGTGACATTCAAGGTTGGCAGTGAAGTGTTTGTTGCTCACCGGTGCATTCTTGTGGCTCAATCTGCCATCTTCAAGGCAGAGCTCTTTGGTCCCATGAAGGAGGGCAAAATGGCAAGTGTCATACAGATTGAAGATATGGAACCAAAAGTGTTTAGGTCCTTGCTTAGCTTTATTTACACCGATTCACTGCCCAAAATGGAGATagacatggtggaggaggaaggaaaggcCCAGGAAGCATTGTGGCTGCAACACCTGCTAGCAGCTGCGGATAGATATGATCTCCGAAGGCTGAAAGCACTATGTTAA
- the LOC123075062 gene encoding BTB/POZ and MATH domain-containing protein 1-like, with protein sequence MTSFAGVSLVGDGKAVGHAIDVSTSSGYHLLVVNRYSSIKDVPNGTVIVSLPFMVGGHRWHMWFYPNGERPESADSISLFLRLVDANVAEALNVQSIFSFVDEHEKQDSAHIRASKPDNFSSCSRSWGYPSFMKRDTLEKSKHLNYNCFTIRCDLSIVTATDLFIKVPASSIKQHISGLLLSKEGTDVTFVVSGEKFAAHRCVLAARSAVLKAELFGSMKESTIASVIDVEDVEPRVFSALLNFIYTDSLPKMEIGMLEDEGEAQEALWLQHLLAAADRYALQRLKALCEEKLCTHTNVSSVTTILTLAEQHSCCGLKEAASQVVMVMGVLESLGI encoded by the exons ATGACGTCATTTGCCGGCGTCTCTCTCGTCGGCGACGGCAAGGCTGTTGGTCACGCCATCGACGTCTCCACGTCCAGCGGGTACCACCTGCTTGTGGTTAACCGCTACTCATCCATCAAAGACGTACCTAATGGCACGGTGATCGTTTCTCTCCCTTTCATGGTAGGAGGACATCGTTGGCACATGTGGTTCTATCCTAATGGCGAACGCCCAGAGAGCGCCGACTCGATATCTCTCTTTCTACGTCTCGTTGATGCAAATGTTGCAGAGGCTCTGAACGTGCAGTCCATTTTTAGTTTCGTTGACGAGCATGAGAAGCAAGATTCAGCACATATTCGTGCCAGCAAGCCAGACAACTTCTCTAGCTGTTCACGAAGTTGGGGTTACCCAAGTTTCATGAAAAGAGACACTCTTGAAAAATCAAAGCATCTAAATTATAACTGTTTCACCATCCGATGTGATCTCTCCATTGTCACGGCCACTGATCTCTTCATCAAAGTACCCGCTTCTAGCATAAAACAGCATATCAGTGGCCTCCTGCTGTCCAAGGAGGGCACAGACGTGACATTCGTTGTGTCCGGTGAGAAGTTTGCTGCCCACCGGTGCGTGCTTGCAGCTCGGTCAGCTGTCCTCAAGGCGGAGCTGTTTGGATCCATGAAGGAGAGCACAATAGCGAGTGTCATAGATGTAGAAGACGTGGAGCCAAGAGTGTTTAGTGCTTTGCTTAACTTTATTTACACCGATTCACTGCCCAAGATGGAGATAGGAATGTTGGAGGATGAAGGAGAAGCCCAAGAAGCATTGTGGTTGCAACACTTGCTTGCAGCGGCCGATAGATACGCTCTCCAAAGGCTGAAAGCACTCTGTGAAGAAAAGCTGTGCACTCACACAAACGTGAGCTCGGTGACGACTATTCTCACTCTAGCTGAGCAGCACAGCTGTTGTGGATTGAAGGAG GCGGCATCTCAGGTCGTCATGGTGATGGGTGTCCTGGAAAGTCTAGGTATATGA